The sequence below is a genomic window from Bosea sp. F3-2.
CCGCGATCATGGGTCAGCTCATCAGCAACACTGCGACGGCGCTCATCGTCATTCCGATCGGCGTCGCCGCCGCAGCGGCCATGGGCATCTCGCCTCGGCCGGTGCTGATGAGCACCGCCGTCGCCGCCGCCGGAGCCTTCCTGACGCCGATCGCCACGCCGACCAATCTGATGGTGATGGGTCCGGGCGGCTATGCCTTCAGCGATTACTGGAAGCTCGGGCTGCCGCTCCTGATCTGGTTCTTCGTCGTCGCCGTTTTCATCGTGCCACTGATCTGGCGCTTCTGAGGGAGGAAACGATGCGTTGGAAGTTTGCTCTATTGGCCATCGGTTTGGCTCTTGCAGGCTGCAACACCAACTCGGCCGACCAGCGGACGCTGGGCGGCGGGCTCATCGGCGCGGGCACCGGAGCCGCGATCGGTGGCATCGCGGGTGGCGGCCGCGGGGCTGCAATCGGTGCAGCCGTCGGTGGCGTGACCGGTGCGGTGATCGGACGCGCGACCACCCCCAACAACTGCATCTATCGCGACCGCTACGGCCGCACCTTCGAGGCGCGCTGCCCCTAACCGTCGCCGATCATTCCGCGCGGTGCCATGCGACGGCCGTGACACCGCGGATGATGGTATTCTCAAGCTCGATCCGCGAGGCGCGCTCGACGCGCCTCGCGCCAGAAGCCTGCCGCCCAGGACGAAAAGCATGATCCGCGTGGGCAAGAAGTATCAGCACCTGATCCACGGCGCAGCCTGCGGCTGCTCCAATCCGATGCTCGTCCAGGCCTCGCGTCGCCTGGAGACCTTCACGCGCCGAGGCCTGCTGACGGGGGCGGCCCTGCTGGCCGGCGCAGCCGCCGCGCCGGCTCTGGCGCAGAGCACAACCCCTCCGACCAGGACCCTCTTCCGGCAGGTCAGGCTGTTCGATGGCAAGTCCAACAGCCTGCAGTCGAACGCCCAGGTGCTGGTCGAGGGCAATCGGATCGCCGCGGTCGACACCAGCAACAGCCCGCCCCAGCCAGACTGGACGGTGATCGATTGTGGCGGCCGCATGCTGATGCCGGGCTTGATCGATGCCCATTGGCATACGCTGTTCGCGGCGATTCCCGCGCCGATACTAATGACCGGCGATCCGGCATCGATCTTCACGACCGCGACCGCCGAAGCCAACCGCACGCTCCTGCGCGGCTTCACCAGCGTCCGTGACGTTGGCGGACCGGTCTTCTCGTTCAAGCAGGCGATCGACACGGGGGTGATCCCTGGCCCGCGCATCTTTCCCTCCGGGGCGATGATCACGACGACCGGGGGACATGCCGACCTGCGCATGCTGAGCGACATTCCGCGCGATCCTGCGCGCCTCAGCCTGATCGAGAGCATCGGCGGCGCGGCGATCGCCGACAGCGTCGGCGATCTGAGTATGCGGGTCCGCGAGCAGCTGATGCAGGGCGCCTCGCAGATCAAGGTCGTGGGCGGCGGGGGCGTCTCCTCGCCGCGCAGCCCGCTCGACATGACGACCTTCAGCGAGAGCGACCTCAGGGCCGCCGCCGCCATCGCCCGCGACTGGAACACCTATGTGACCGTCCATGCCTACGCGCCGCATACGGTCCAGCGCGCCATAGCGGCGGGGGCGGCCTGCATCGAGCATGCCCATCTGATGGATGAGGAAACGGCCGGCCTGATGGCCCAGAAGGGCATCTGGCTCAGTATTCAGCCCTTCCTGAGCGAGGCGGATTCCGTGCCGCTGACGGGGCCGAGCCGCGAGCGGATGCTGCAGGTCTTCGGCAACACGCCGCGGGCCTACGAACTCGTCCGGAAGCACGGCATCAAGACGGCGTGGGGATCGGACCTGCTGTTTTCGCCGGAATTGACGCCGCGGCAGAATGTGATGCTCACCCATCTCGGCCGCTGGTACAGCAACGCCGAGGCGCTGCGCATGGCGACTGCAGGCAATGCCGAGCTTCTGGCCCTGTCCGGCCCGCGCAACCCCTACCCGGGCAAGCTCGGCGTGATCGAGCCGGGAGCGCTGGCGGACATTCTGGTCGTCAACGGAAACCTGCTTGATGACCTCAAGCTTATCGAGCAGCCCGATCGGAGCCTTGCCGTCATCATGAAGGACGGGAAGCTCTACAGGAATTCACTGGCTTCATAGCGGGCTGCGTTGATGTCTCGCAGGCCGCGCAGGCCGGAACGCGCGCCCGGACCGGCAGGCCGGCGCATCCTTGCCGGAAAAGGGAGCGCAACAGTATGATGGACAGGCGTCTCTTCCTGTTCGGCCTTCTGAGCGGCGTCGGCCTGGCGCCGAACGGCGCCACTGCCGAGGCCAGCCTTCCCCCCGGCGACGATCGCCCCGTCACGAAACAGCTCGCACGCACGCTGGATAAGGCCGACGCCGTCTTCAGCCAGCAGCGGCCGCAATTGCACTATAATCGCCAGCGCCAGCACGGACAGCCGCCGCCGCGGCAGCGCCGCCAACGCCGGCGTTGGCCGCATTGGCGCCATCGCAGACAGTAAGCCACCCTGCTCTACGCAGGAACTGCTACCGAGCGGGAGGCTCCCGCCAAGCCTCCCGGAGTGAAAGGGAATGGCGTGTTCGGGAGCCCGAGTTCCGTCGGGCGCCGCCTTCAGAACGGGATGTCGTCGTCGAGATGGCTCGACGAGGAACGACCGCCGCCAGCGCCGCCCGACATGGCCGGCTGCCGCGAGCCACTGCTGCTGCCGCCCATCGCGCCGGAGCGCCCGAAG
It includes:
- a CDS encoding YMGG-like glycine zipper-containing protein, with translation MRWKFALLAIGLALAGCNTNSADQRTLGGGLIGAGTGAAIGGIAGGGRGAAIGAAVGGVTGAVIGRATTPNNCIYRDRYGRTFEARCP
- a CDS encoding amidohydrolase family protein — encoded protein: MIRVGKKYQHLIHGAACGCSNPMLVQASRRLETFTRRGLLTGAALLAGAAAAPALAQSTTPPTRTLFRQVRLFDGKSNSLQSNAQVLVEGNRIAAVDTSNSPPQPDWTVIDCGGRMLMPGLIDAHWHTLFAAIPAPILMTGDPASIFTTATAEANRTLLRGFTSVRDVGGPVFSFKQAIDTGVIPGPRIFPSGAMITTTGGHADLRMLSDIPRDPARLSLIESIGGAAIADSVGDLSMRVREQLMQGASQIKVVGGGGVSSPRSPLDMTTFSESDLRAAAAIARDWNTYVTVHAYAPHTVQRAIAAGAACIEHAHLMDEETAGLMAQKGIWLSIQPFLSEADSVPLTGPSRERMLQVFGNTPRAYELVRKHGIKTAWGSDLLFSPELTPRQNVMLTHLGRWYSNAEALRMATAGNAELLALSGPRNPYPGKLGVIEPGALADILVVNGNLLDDLKLIEQPDRSLAVIMKDGKLYRNSLAS